The Acropora palmata chromosome 10, jaAcrPala1.3, whole genome shotgun sequence genome contains a region encoding:
- the LOC141894280 gene encoding metabotropic glutamate receptor 3-like isoform X1 → MIDLLLVAIATLAQYVTCQDGSVLVPGELLIGGLVPIHTHEPKNLVQCGKINERFGIQRLEAMLFAIDNINKNDSILRNISLGLEVFDTCSSETIALDRALKFVKRRISVREQHVTGDPVMAGVIGPAFSSISVQVAHLFRLFQIPQVSFDSTSYELSDKKRFEFFSRTVPHDLYQAKALVDIAKFMNWSYVSVVYSDDTYGTMGFQAVKEEASKAGICIAVAEKVEIQSAKGMFAGIIDKLLSEPQAKTVVVFSSQERQIVHLLQAAKNKGQSGEFQWLGTDAWGNVLWLKGLEEVALNTITVSPKAVELKGFREHFYELHPKQNIRNPWFKEFWERHFNCSIAKETNGDCGQLNLTLSNNPLDNQVANAMDAVYVFAHALDAVQKDKCPDTQTVCERMRNISGREILEYIRRVSFIGVSGNPIKFNADGDVKGRFDVFMLIKRGNKYADIQIGEWDQKLSLKPNLAPEFKATVSSCRPMCKSNEVKIAVVGKETCCWTCRLCNGNHYLVNDTACEQCPLGYTPTPNGRACAKIDIMYFGKDLKFALPAAGFAGLGIVTTLFVIAVLIKFDKTPLVKACGRELSHMLLVGILLAFSVTFVAVLKPNNAACVARFFASGVCFSVCYASLFIKTNRISRIFNRKNLAKRPLLILPFSQFVLVAAVVSVQILLLLMLSFLRTPKVKFFYPTASKVYLDCSTSKLDFGLSQVYNFILIFMCTIYAFKTRKIPSNFNEAKYIAFAMYSSCVVWLAFLAVYYMEEALDQRPLILCTSVSLIAFILLGCLYAPKVYVILFRPHRNVRKHVNPSLSLSSSSKDKGHKPAHAYVGVGHNAEHEQEGLHGSSAEDSMERKRMSSDCCSAALMEENHLPSKKEEMEKLIKQLRRELTSTKESLRMTQDRLLRRPINDFCWEELKESKGKQDCEKIHGNRQASSGKAVKICGKTRRRPDDEFKDSEEDN, encoded by the exons atgattGATTTGCTCTTGGTCGCCATCGCAACACTTGCACAATACGTTACATGTCAAGATGGCTCCGTTTTGGTTCCAGGAGAGCTTTTAATTGGGGGCCTGGTACCGATTCATACTCACGAGCCAAAGAATCTCGTGCAATGCGGGAAAATAAACGAGAGGTTTGGGATTCAAAGGCTCGAGGCCATGCTCTTTGCCATTgacaacatcaacaaaaatGATTCTATCTTGCGAAACATTTCTCTTGGGCTCGAAGTCTTCGACACTTGCTCAAGCGAGACCATAGCACTTGACAGAGCTCTTAAGTTCGTCAAGAGAAGAATATCCGTTAGGGAGCAACATGTCACAGGAGATCCCGTAATGGCGGGCGTTATCGGGCCCGCTTTCAGTTCGATTTCTGTCCAAGTCGCGCACTTGTTTCGTTTATTTCAGATCCCGCAGGTTAGTTTCGATTCCACGAGTTATGAACTAAGTGACAAGAAAAGGTTCGAGTTCTTTTCTCGTACTGTTCCTCATGATCTGTACCAAGCCAAGGCGCTTGTGGATATTGCGAAGTTCATGAACTGGAGTTATGTGTCGGTAGTCTACAGTGACGATACCTACGGCACAATGGGTTTTCAAGCGGTCAAAGAAGAGGCAAGCAAAGCAG gtaTATGCATCGCAGTCGCTGAGAAAGTCGAAATTCAGAGTGCTAAAGGCATGTTTGCAGGAATCATCGACAAATTACTCAGTGAACCTCAAGCGAAAACCGTCGTGGTTTTCTCCAGTCAAGAGCGACAAATTGTCCATCTATTGCAAGcagcaaaaaataaaggaCAAAGTGGAGAATTTCAGTGGCTTGGAACGGACGCCTGGGGGAATGTATTGTGGTTGAAAGGATTGGAGGAAGTGGCGTTAAACACAATCACAGTTTCGCCAAAAGCTGTGGAATTGAAAGGTTTTCGCGAACACTTTTATGAGCTACATCCGAAGCAAAACATTCGAAATCCTTGGTTTAAGGAGTTTTGGGAACGGCATTTTAACTGCTCAATCGCAAAGGAGACAAATGGCGACTGTGGTCAATTAAATCTTACTCTTTCAAACAATCCATTGGATAATCAAGTCGCAAACGCAATGGATGCGGTTTACgtgtttgcgcatgcgttgGATGCCGTTCAAAAGGACAAATGTCCGGACACGCAAACAGTTTGCGAACGTATGCGTAATATATCAGGAAGGGAGATTTTGGAGTACATCAGAAGGGTCTCTTTTATCGGTGTGAGCGGAAATCCCATCAAATTTAACGCCGACGGTGACGTAAAAGGTCGTTTTGACGTTTTTATGCTGATCAAACGCGGAAATAAGTACGCAGATATTCAGATTGGTGAATGGGACCAGAAGTTAAGCCTAAAACCAAATTTAGCGCCAGAGTTTAAAGCAACTGTTTCATCTTGCAGGCCAATGTGTAAAAGTAACGAAGTGAAAATAGCTGTGGTTGGAAAAGAGACTTGTTGTTGGACGTGTCGGTTATGTAATGGAAATCACTACTTAGTGAATGATACCGCATGCGAGCAGTGCCCTCTGGGATACACACCAACACCGAATGGTCGAGCATGTGCAAAGATCGATATAATGTATTTCGGGAAAGATTTAAAGTTTGCTTTACCCGCTGCTGGTTTTGCAGGACTGGGAATAGTAACTACACTCTTTGTTATTGCGGTATTGATAAAGTTTGACAAGACACCTTTAGTGAAAGCATGTGGTCGTGAATTATCGCACATGTTGTTAGTTGGCATTCTCTTAGCTTTCAGTGTAACGTTTGTGGCTGTGTTGAAACCCAATAACGCCGCTTGTGTCGCACGTTTCTTCGCGAGCGGAGTTTGCTTCAGCGTTTGCTACGCATCACTCTTTATAAAAACAAATCGCATCTCTAGAATTTTCAACCGCAAGAATCTGGCAAAAAGACCACTTTTGATCTTGCCATTTTCGCAGTTCGTCCTCGTAGCTGCTGTTGTTTCAGTGCAGATTTTACTTCTGTTGATGCTCTCGTTTTTGCGCACTCCAAAAGTAAAGTTTTTCTACCCGACAGCCTCCAAAGTTTACCTCGATTGTTCTACATCAAAGCTAGACTTTGGCCTCTCGCAGGTTTATAACTTTATTCTGATCTTCATGTGCACCATTTACGCTTTCAAAACGCGAAAAATCCCAAGCAATTTCAACGAAGCTAAGTACATTGCATTCGCAATGTATTCATCGTGTGTCGTGTGGTTGGCATTTTTGGCGGTGTACTACATGGAAGAAGCTCTTGATCAGAGGCCCTTAATTCTGTGTACTAGTGTTTCTCTGATTGCCTTTATTTTGCTGGGTTGCCTGTACGCTCCTAAAGTGTATGTCATACTATTCAGACCACACAGGAATGTGCGGAAACATGTAAACCCGAGTTTGAGCCTATCCAGTTCCAGTAAGGATAAAGGACATAAGCCTGCGCATGCGTACGTAGGAGTGGGTCACAACGCGGAACATGAACAAGAGGGGCTTCATGGAAGCAG TGCGGAAGATTCGATGGAAAGGAAGCGAATGTCATCTGATTGCTGTTCGGCAGCGTTAATGGAGGAAAATCACCTTCCTAGCAAAAAAGAAGAG atggaaaaattaatcaaaCAACTGAGAAGGGAGTTAACGTCTACAAAGGAGTCACTGCGCATGACACAAGATCGGTTGCTAAGGCGACCTATCAATGACTTCTGCTGGGAAGAATTGAAGGAAAGTAAAGGGAAACAAGATTGCGAGAAAATCCACGGGAACAGGCAAGCGTCGTCAGG GAAGGCTGTGAAAATTTGTGGAAAGACGAGAAGAAGACCTGATGATGAATTCAAAGACAGTGAAGAAGATAATTGA
- the LOC141894280 gene encoding metabotropic glutamate receptor 3-like isoform X3 — MIDLLLVAIATLAQYVTCQDGSVLVPGELLIGGLVPIHTHEPKNLVQCGKINERFGIQRLEAMLFAIDNINKNDSILRNISLGLEVFDTCSSETIALDRALKFVKRRISVREQHVTGDPVMAGVIGPAFSSISVQVAHLFRLFQIPQVSFDSTSYELSDKKRFEFFSRTVPHDLYQAKALVDIAKFMNWSYVSVVYSDDTYGTMGFQAVKEEASKAGICIAVAEKVEIQSAKGMFAGIIDKLLSEPQAKTVVVFSSQERQIVHLLQAAKNKGQSGEFQWLGTDAWGNVLWLKGLEEVALNTITVSPKAVELKGFREHFYELHPKQNIRNPWFKEFWERHFNCSIAKETNGDCGQLNLTLSNNPLDNQVANAMDAVYVFAHALDAVQKDKCPDTQTVCERMRNISGREILEYIRRVSFIGVSGNPIKFNADGDVKGRFDVFMLIKRGNKYADIQIGEWDQKLSLKPNLAPEFKATVSSCRPMCKSNEVKIAVVGKETCCWTCRLCNGNHYLVNDTACEQCPLGYTPTPNGRACAKIDIMYFGKDLKFALPAAGFAGLGIVTTLFVIAVLIKFDKTPLVKACGRELSHMLLVGILLAFSVTFVAVLKPNNAACVARFFASGVCFSVCYASLFIKTNRISRIFNRKNLAKRPLLILPFSQFVLVAAVVSVQILLLLMLSFLRTPKVKFFYPTASKVYLDCSTSKLDFGLSQVYNFILIFMCTIYAFKTRKIPSNFNEAKYIAFAMYSSCVVWLAFLAVYYMEEALDQRPLILCTSVSLIAFILLGCLYAPKVYVILFRPHRNVRKHVNPSLSLSSSSKDKGHKPAHAYVGVGHNAEHEQEGLHGSSAEDSMERKRMSSDCCSAALMEENHLPSKKEEMEKLIKQLRRELTSTKESLRMTQDRLLRRPINDFCWEELKESKGKQDCEKIHGNRQASSGL; from the exons atgattGATTTGCTCTTGGTCGCCATCGCAACACTTGCACAATACGTTACATGTCAAGATGGCTCCGTTTTGGTTCCAGGAGAGCTTTTAATTGGGGGCCTGGTACCGATTCATACTCACGAGCCAAAGAATCTCGTGCAATGCGGGAAAATAAACGAGAGGTTTGGGATTCAAAGGCTCGAGGCCATGCTCTTTGCCATTgacaacatcaacaaaaatGATTCTATCTTGCGAAACATTTCTCTTGGGCTCGAAGTCTTCGACACTTGCTCAAGCGAGACCATAGCACTTGACAGAGCTCTTAAGTTCGTCAAGAGAAGAATATCCGTTAGGGAGCAACATGTCACAGGAGATCCCGTAATGGCGGGCGTTATCGGGCCCGCTTTCAGTTCGATTTCTGTCCAAGTCGCGCACTTGTTTCGTTTATTTCAGATCCCGCAGGTTAGTTTCGATTCCACGAGTTATGAACTAAGTGACAAGAAAAGGTTCGAGTTCTTTTCTCGTACTGTTCCTCATGATCTGTACCAAGCCAAGGCGCTTGTGGATATTGCGAAGTTCATGAACTGGAGTTATGTGTCGGTAGTCTACAGTGACGATACCTACGGCACAATGGGTTTTCAAGCGGTCAAAGAAGAGGCAAGCAAAGCAG gtaTATGCATCGCAGTCGCTGAGAAAGTCGAAATTCAGAGTGCTAAAGGCATGTTTGCAGGAATCATCGACAAATTACTCAGTGAACCTCAAGCGAAAACCGTCGTGGTTTTCTCCAGTCAAGAGCGACAAATTGTCCATCTATTGCAAGcagcaaaaaataaaggaCAAAGTGGAGAATTTCAGTGGCTTGGAACGGACGCCTGGGGGAATGTATTGTGGTTGAAAGGATTGGAGGAAGTGGCGTTAAACACAATCACAGTTTCGCCAAAAGCTGTGGAATTGAAAGGTTTTCGCGAACACTTTTATGAGCTACATCCGAAGCAAAACATTCGAAATCCTTGGTTTAAGGAGTTTTGGGAACGGCATTTTAACTGCTCAATCGCAAAGGAGACAAATGGCGACTGTGGTCAATTAAATCTTACTCTTTCAAACAATCCATTGGATAATCAAGTCGCAAACGCAATGGATGCGGTTTACgtgtttgcgcatgcgttgGATGCCGTTCAAAAGGACAAATGTCCGGACACGCAAACAGTTTGCGAACGTATGCGTAATATATCAGGAAGGGAGATTTTGGAGTACATCAGAAGGGTCTCTTTTATCGGTGTGAGCGGAAATCCCATCAAATTTAACGCCGACGGTGACGTAAAAGGTCGTTTTGACGTTTTTATGCTGATCAAACGCGGAAATAAGTACGCAGATATTCAGATTGGTGAATGGGACCAGAAGTTAAGCCTAAAACCAAATTTAGCGCCAGAGTTTAAAGCAACTGTTTCATCTTGCAGGCCAATGTGTAAAAGTAACGAAGTGAAAATAGCTGTGGTTGGAAAAGAGACTTGTTGTTGGACGTGTCGGTTATGTAATGGAAATCACTACTTAGTGAATGATACCGCATGCGAGCAGTGCCCTCTGGGATACACACCAACACCGAATGGTCGAGCATGTGCAAAGATCGATATAATGTATTTCGGGAAAGATTTAAAGTTTGCTTTACCCGCTGCTGGTTTTGCAGGACTGGGAATAGTAACTACACTCTTTGTTATTGCGGTATTGATAAAGTTTGACAAGACACCTTTAGTGAAAGCATGTGGTCGTGAATTATCGCACATGTTGTTAGTTGGCATTCTCTTAGCTTTCAGTGTAACGTTTGTGGCTGTGTTGAAACCCAATAACGCCGCTTGTGTCGCACGTTTCTTCGCGAGCGGAGTTTGCTTCAGCGTTTGCTACGCATCACTCTTTATAAAAACAAATCGCATCTCTAGAATTTTCAACCGCAAGAATCTGGCAAAAAGACCACTTTTGATCTTGCCATTTTCGCAGTTCGTCCTCGTAGCTGCTGTTGTTTCAGTGCAGATTTTACTTCTGTTGATGCTCTCGTTTTTGCGCACTCCAAAAGTAAAGTTTTTCTACCCGACAGCCTCCAAAGTTTACCTCGATTGTTCTACATCAAAGCTAGACTTTGGCCTCTCGCAGGTTTATAACTTTATTCTGATCTTCATGTGCACCATTTACGCTTTCAAAACGCGAAAAATCCCAAGCAATTTCAACGAAGCTAAGTACATTGCATTCGCAATGTATTCATCGTGTGTCGTGTGGTTGGCATTTTTGGCGGTGTACTACATGGAAGAAGCTCTTGATCAGAGGCCCTTAATTCTGTGTACTAGTGTTTCTCTGATTGCCTTTATTTTGCTGGGTTGCCTGTACGCTCCTAAAGTGTATGTCATACTATTCAGACCACACAGGAATGTGCGGAAACATGTAAACCCGAGTTTGAGCCTATCCAGTTCCAGTAAGGATAAAGGACATAAGCCTGCGCATGCGTACGTAGGAGTGGGTCACAACGCGGAACATGAACAAGAGGGGCTTCATGGAAGCAG TGCGGAAGATTCGATGGAAAGGAAGCGAATGTCATCTGATTGCTGTTCGGCAGCGTTAATGGAGGAAAATCACCTTCCTAGCAAAAAAGAAGAG atggaaaaattaatcaaaCAACTGAGAAGGGAGTTAACGTCTACAAAGGAGTCACTGCGCATGACACAAGATCGGTTGCTAAGGCGACCTATCAATGACTTCTGCTGGGAAGAATTGAAGGAAAGTAAAGGGAAACAAGATTGCGAGAAAATCCACGGGAACAGGCAAGCGTCGTCAGG GCTGTGA
- the LOC141894280 gene encoding metabotropic glutamate receptor 3-like isoform X2, protein MIDLLLVAIATLAQYVTCQDGSVLVPGELLIGGLVPIHTHEPKNLVQCGKINERFGIQRLEAMLFAIDNINKNDSILRNISLGLEVFDTCSSETIALDRALKFVKRRISVREQHVTGDPVMAGVIGPAFSSISVQVAHLFRLFQIPQVSFDSTSYELSDKKRFEFFSRTVPHDLYQAKALVDIAKFMNWSYVSVVYSDDTYGTMGFQAVKEEASKAGICIAVAEKVEIQSAKGMFAGIIDKLLSEPQAKTVVVFSSQERQIVHLLQAAKNKGQSGEFQWLGTDAWGNVLWLKGLEEVALNTITVSPKAVELKGFREHFYELHPKQNIRNPWFKEFWERHFNCSIAKETNGDCGQLNLTLSNNPLDNQVANAMDAVYVFAHALDAVQKDKCPDTQTVCERMRNISGREILEYIRRVSFIGVSGNPIKFNADGDVKGRFDVFMLIKRGNKYADIQIGEWDQKLSLKPNLAPEFKATVSSCRPMCKSNEVKIAVVGKETCCWTCRLCNGNHYLVNDTACEQCPLGYTPTPNGRACAKIDIMYFGKDLKFALPAAGFAGLGIVTTLFVIAVLIKFDKTPLVKACGRELSHMLLVGILLAFSVTFVAVLKPNNAACVARFFASGVCFSVCYASLFIKTNRISRIFNRKNLAKRPLLILPFSQFVLVAAVVSVQILLLLMLSFLRTPKVKFFYPTASKVYLDCSTSKLDFGLSQVYNFILIFMCTIYAFKTRKIPSNFNEAKYIAFAMYSSCVVWLAFLAVYYMEEALDQRPLILCTSVSLIAFILLGCLYAPKVYVILFRPHRNVRKHVNPSLSLSSSSKDKGHKPAHAYVGVGHNAEHEQEGLHGSSAEDSMERKRMSSDCCSAALMEENHLPSKKEEMEKLIKQLRRELTSTKESLRMTQDRLLRRPINDFCWEELKESKGKQDCEKIHGNRQASSGCV, encoded by the exons atgattGATTTGCTCTTGGTCGCCATCGCAACACTTGCACAATACGTTACATGTCAAGATGGCTCCGTTTTGGTTCCAGGAGAGCTTTTAATTGGGGGCCTGGTACCGATTCATACTCACGAGCCAAAGAATCTCGTGCAATGCGGGAAAATAAACGAGAGGTTTGGGATTCAAAGGCTCGAGGCCATGCTCTTTGCCATTgacaacatcaacaaaaatGATTCTATCTTGCGAAACATTTCTCTTGGGCTCGAAGTCTTCGACACTTGCTCAAGCGAGACCATAGCACTTGACAGAGCTCTTAAGTTCGTCAAGAGAAGAATATCCGTTAGGGAGCAACATGTCACAGGAGATCCCGTAATGGCGGGCGTTATCGGGCCCGCTTTCAGTTCGATTTCTGTCCAAGTCGCGCACTTGTTTCGTTTATTTCAGATCCCGCAGGTTAGTTTCGATTCCACGAGTTATGAACTAAGTGACAAGAAAAGGTTCGAGTTCTTTTCTCGTACTGTTCCTCATGATCTGTACCAAGCCAAGGCGCTTGTGGATATTGCGAAGTTCATGAACTGGAGTTATGTGTCGGTAGTCTACAGTGACGATACCTACGGCACAATGGGTTTTCAAGCGGTCAAAGAAGAGGCAAGCAAAGCAG gtaTATGCATCGCAGTCGCTGAGAAAGTCGAAATTCAGAGTGCTAAAGGCATGTTTGCAGGAATCATCGACAAATTACTCAGTGAACCTCAAGCGAAAACCGTCGTGGTTTTCTCCAGTCAAGAGCGACAAATTGTCCATCTATTGCAAGcagcaaaaaataaaggaCAAAGTGGAGAATTTCAGTGGCTTGGAACGGACGCCTGGGGGAATGTATTGTGGTTGAAAGGATTGGAGGAAGTGGCGTTAAACACAATCACAGTTTCGCCAAAAGCTGTGGAATTGAAAGGTTTTCGCGAACACTTTTATGAGCTACATCCGAAGCAAAACATTCGAAATCCTTGGTTTAAGGAGTTTTGGGAACGGCATTTTAACTGCTCAATCGCAAAGGAGACAAATGGCGACTGTGGTCAATTAAATCTTACTCTTTCAAACAATCCATTGGATAATCAAGTCGCAAACGCAATGGATGCGGTTTACgtgtttgcgcatgcgttgGATGCCGTTCAAAAGGACAAATGTCCGGACACGCAAACAGTTTGCGAACGTATGCGTAATATATCAGGAAGGGAGATTTTGGAGTACATCAGAAGGGTCTCTTTTATCGGTGTGAGCGGAAATCCCATCAAATTTAACGCCGACGGTGACGTAAAAGGTCGTTTTGACGTTTTTATGCTGATCAAACGCGGAAATAAGTACGCAGATATTCAGATTGGTGAATGGGACCAGAAGTTAAGCCTAAAACCAAATTTAGCGCCAGAGTTTAAAGCAACTGTTTCATCTTGCAGGCCAATGTGTAAAAGTAACGAAGTGAAAATAGCTGTGGTTGGAAAAGAGACTTGTTGTTGGACGTGTCGGTTATGTAATGGAAATCACTACTTAGTGAATGATACCGCATGCGAGCAGTGCCCTCTGGGATACACACCAACACCGAATGGTCGAGCATGTGCAAAGATCGATATAATGTATTTCGGGAAAGATTTAAAGTTTGCTTTACCCGCTGCTGGTTTTGCAGGACTGGGAATAGTAACTACACTCTTTGTTATTGCGGTATTGATAAAGTTTGACAAGACACCTTTAGTGAAAGCATGTGGTCGTGAATTATCGCACATGTTGTTAGTTGGCATTCTCTTAGCTTTCAGTGTAACGTTTGTGGCTGTGTTGAAACCCAATAACGCCGCTTGTGTCGCACGTTTCTTCGCGAGCGGAGTTTGCTTCAGCGTTTGCTACGCATCACTCTTTATAAAAACAAATCGCATCTCTAGAATTTTCAACCGCAAGAATCTGGCAAAAAGACCACTTTTGATCTTGCCATTTTCGCAGTTCGTCCTCGTAGCTGCTGTTGTTTCAGTGCAGATTTTACTTCTGTTGATGCTCTCGTTTTTGCGCACTCCAAAAGTAAAGTTTTTCTACCCGACAGCCTCCAAAGTTTACCTCGATTGTTCTACATCAAAGCTAGACTTTGGCCTCTCGCAGGTTTATAACTTTATTCTGATCTTCATGTGCACCATTTACGCTTTCAAAACGCGAAAAATCCCAAGCAATTTCAACGAAGCTAAGTACATTGCATTCGCAATGTATTCATCGTGTGTCGTGTGGTTGGCATTTTTGGCGGTGTACTACATGGAAGAAGCTCTTGATCAGAGGCCCTTAATTCTGTGTACTAGTGTTTCTCTGATTGCCTTTATTTTGCTGGGTTGCCTGTACGCTCCTAAAGTGTATGTCATACTATTCAGACCACACAGGAATGTGCGGAAACATGTAAACCCGAGTTTGAGCCTATCCAGTTCCAGTAAGGATAAAGGACATAAGCCTGCGCATGCGTACGTAGGAGTGGGTCACAACGCGGAACATGAACAAGAGGGGCTTCATGGAAGCAG TGCGGAAGATTCGATGGAAAGGAAGCGAATGTCATCTGATTGCTGTTCGGCAGCGTTAATGGAGGAAAATCACCTTCCTAGCAAAAAAGAAGAG atggaaaaattaatcaaaCAACTGAGAAGGGAGTTAACGTCTACAAAGGAGTCACTGCGCATGACACAAGATCGGTTGCTAAGGCGACCTATCAATGACTTCTGCTGGGAAGAATTGAAGGAAAGTAAAGGGAAACAAGATTGCGAGAAAATCCACGGGAACAGGCAAGCGTCGTCAGGGTGCGTATGA